In the Uranotaenia lowii strain MFRU-FL chromosome 1, ASM2978415v1, whole genome shotgun sequence genome, TTGGtacctgagactttagaccttacatttgagacatgagacataagacatgggacataagacctgagacataaaacatgagacctgagatatgagacatgagacataagaaaagagacctgagacatgaggcatgagacattagacatgagacatgagacatgggacatgagacataagacatgagacctgaaactcTCAAATCTCATGCCTCAAGTTTAagactcaggtctcatgtctaatgtcgcatgtctcatttctcaggtctcaggtttcttgtctcatgcctcaggtctcttgtctcatgcctcagatctcatgtcttatgtctcatgctcaggtctcaagtctcatacaTCTTGtcacaggtctcaggtcttaggtctcatgtctcgtgtctcagatctcaggtctcatgtctcagatctcaagtctaaggtctcatgtatcaatttcttagtctcagagctaaaattttcccaacttcaaaatgattctaagtgttttcctttgaaaaagacttagaatattttctctcaaaaaccgtgttagttcgcgaaatccgtgtaaaaaaaccgtatTAAtccaaaaaaccgtgtaaaaaagccgtgtaaaaaaaacccgcGTAAAAACAAACCTTAATGTACTTATCTTTTTTGAAGTACAAAGTAGGTTTTTGCTTTATTAACATGAATTGTAATGCACGAATCATGGAATATTTtccatccaaagttatattttttggaattttcagtaCATCCCTGGCGatctttaaatgaaaaatttggttttcccatacaaatctccatacaaaatcaaaaattattgcgctaattcaggactgaattaatcgaatacaaaatttttattgctatttctagcagcaaaaacaaaaaaaaaccttatgggagttgtaaaaatttaagaatttgaaatttctatacaaaGCTTGCATTTGTCTAATGTGTGAATCGGGATTAGCCACCCGGATAGCCGGTGAATATTCTCGCCGGTTGTTTACCATCAAGGCCAATCAGATACGTATCTACCACCAATATCTACAGGTACATGTTAGGAAGTGACACATGCATTTGCACATCTCAAGATGAACAGTTACAGAACTCGAAACGACTATAATCCGATGTCTTATAGTCAACGAGATGAAGCCGTTTAGTCTCTATATACCTaattacaagattttttttgccaggaatttaccacttcgtggcattcttccctagaTATACGAGATATTTAGGCACACCCAGCTAAGAATGTATCCATGATTTATGATCTATTTTCCATTTCAGAGTTATACAGTATGCTATTTCTCTggttaaaatttcaactcagaaTTTGCAGTCCAAAGATACAttcacattattttgaatctgctttcagttttgtatttttatctatGTTAATAATTtgatatctgaatctaaaacctgattctgaattcagaaaccGATTATGTGAATTGCAAAATCTGAAGacagaaagaaaaaacaagGAGCATTTATATTTTCATGCGAAATTCGAAGCCCAGAAAGCTATTcgtcaaacaaaaaacaaattgttgatATAATTTAGGCACTTGGGATCAGAAAGGTGTAAGTGCCTCagtgatagtttcgagaaaacacgtttcaaagttgtgatggtgctcgatttttcatatagttttagaattcgaataattttaattcaatcaaaagtgttcgaaaaaattataaaaaatctgagttttgcaccagatgtacattgaaacatgaagaatcgttaggtatacataactcaaaattgatgattttgcacccctctgatcgtGAGGTCTCAATTGTAAATTTGTGTAGGCCAAGAATAGTCTACATTCAAGCCAGGGCAaggaattatatttaaaaaaaaaaccttcgcgCCTCTTTTGCCTTGATATGTGAATGTGCACCGCTGATAAGATAAAACTAATCAACCTCGGGCGTGGGTACGTCTTGCTAGTAGCTTTTGCCACATCGAGTCGTCAGCTACAGAACAAGTTGTTGTCAACTCTGCGGTAGCCACCGATATCAATCTGTTGAGTTTTGCTCGTCGCCTTACGTAATCATTTAGCACGAAGATGGAGAATATGAATGAACCAACATTTTATGGATTTGTGCGAGGCCACGGGAAGACACAAGTGTTAGGAAGTTTGCACTTACCTTTGATTAGTGGCTCGGACACCATGGTCATTTCCTCCTGAGGAATCATGCTCATAAGCCGAGCAATATCGGTGGCCAACATACGATCGACCACCTCCAGTAGCGGGATTTTGAGGGAATGGAACTTGCTGAAGTCCTGGTTGGCGAGAACTTCTTGCATTTTCTTGATGTCAGGGAAATCTCCCGGCGAAATTTGATGCTCTTTCTGGATGCGATCATAAACTTGGCCAAGGTTTTTGATAAGTTCCTTCTTTTTACTATCCTTACCAAACATCGAAGGCATGTCCTTCCGCAGCTCAGCAATAATAAAGGCGTGTACCTTTGCTAATCGCGCCCGTTTGATGAGGTCATTGAGTTTTCGCAATGCGGCATTACGGGGCAGGGATTGAAGATCACGGAACAAATCCTGTTCTTCATCTTCGAAAAGCCGTCGATTTACGTCATAACGAAGCGGTTGGTCCCAGAAAGATCCGATATAGACTCTGGCAACTTCGGGGGTCTGAAGAACTTTACCCAAAGACCACATGAGGGCACCGTAGACTCGCATCAGTTGCTGATGATCTATCATATCCGCCTTGTTAAGAACTATGCGGATCTTGTCGTCATGGCCTCGCAAAGCTTCGATAGATCTCCGGAATTCGTCGGAGATATCCAGTTTATGAGCATCGAACAGCAAAATAATTCGATCCACCCTTTCGGCAAACCACTCCAGCACTCCAGTGAAATCGTAGCCTCGATCAACGCGTTGTTTCTCACCGGACAAAATACCGGGAGTGTCAACAATAGAAATTGCACGCAGAACCGGTGAAGGCACAGTTGAACACTGGAAACGATTCAGGAACGCATTGCCGTATTTTCCAAGCGGACGAAACTGCTTTTTCGGATCCACAACCAGTGCATTTCCGGGGATCATGCCTTCTTTTTCATCAAACATAACGGCAATGAAACGGTCCGTGGTCGGTTCCGGTCCAATGCGGATACCCGGGAAATCACGCTCAAGCAGATATCGAATGAACGTCGTCTTTCCAGTCGAATACTGACCCACAAGCAGAATCATAGGTTTAGCATCGAAATCAGGATCCTCCAATTTCGGCGAATGGAAATCATGAAAGCTATAGTGCTCTTCTAAAGGAAGCAActtgcttttgtaaatttttttcaactctccCAGCACATTCTCGACCACTTCTTCGGTCTTCGTTTCCCGTTTCAACCAACTGAACATTTTCACTCGCTTTCCTTAAAATTTGACCTACACTCTTTGCTTTATTTAAGTGCTGCTGATTCCGActggtaagaaaaaaaaaaccacaattgAATTAGTCACTCGCGCAATCTTCCACGACAGTAATTCGCGAATCGAGGGGCGGATTCCTGATTTTCCTCTCTACCAATTCTTCGGAAATGAACTTTACTGAAAAGAAAACCaggaaacacaaaaaaagtcACACTCTTGATGATCTTAATCAAGGAAGGAAGTCCGTAGTCCATTCGTAGACTATTCCAGTCGAAGTAAAATTTCCACTTTTCTTACCACTTTTATTGTACCCACTTCAGCAAGTGAGGGAGAATCGTGAATAAAAATTGCGTTGAGCTAAGTGAACGACCACGAACGGAATGAAGAAAAATGACACATCACAGGACAGGCTTTCAcggtaaaaataaaaagctcgCTGCAGCacatagtacatggaaaataacaggtatAGTAAGGACATTGCGCTTCAATGTGGTCGAAAGACAACCTGTATAAATTTCTATAAAGGTGGTGCAGGTCAGGGGTGCCATGTGGTTTTGACAGCCCGGTCGAACGAAATCTCATGTGTTCGTTCGACTTGACCCCTCCGTATTGTGGGTATGGGAATTATTAAGCAAACACAAGCGACAccctacgggcacgagacatggatattgctcgaggaggacctgcgtacactcggagtattcgagcgacgagtgttaagaaccatctttggcgacgtacaggagaacggagtttggagacgaaggatgaaccacgagctcgcgcgactctacggcgaacccagtatccagaaggtggtgaaggctgggcgggacatgttgcgagaatgacggacgactgtcctgcaaaacaggtgttcgctacgaatccggtaggaacaagacgagcgggggcgcaacgagcgaggtggttagatcaAGTGGAGCgagatctggcgaacgtggggtgcccgagaaattggagaacggttattgccatggaccgagtgaattataggaattatgttcgtcaagttatgtcgtgagacggtatactatgtaaataaaatacagctccggataaaaaatatgcatgccattcgaagtatttgactcacaaaatgctcgaaaatagcaaaagcaattactagagctttattcatatcagcccatgtcctccatagaaaagtttagattatttttcctaactacaaaacgtcaaacatttaccgGCATCGAGGTTAGCAATGGTGCattcttcgtcacttactacaaacaaCCATATTCCTTAGGTTTTGAGGCACTTccattagaaattttttttcactgcgtgcattcatacatttttttcagaaacccGAATAGAAAACATTGTGATGAGGGTGAATCTCATTTTCACGCAGtgaagtttttttgtttgtttcgattatagtcgttttaccatctttatggttttcacgactttatcaacgttgcagttggcggatcgttatggaaaaacttatccggtacaactgtgtcggatgtttactcttgggctcgaactcgcggacatcggctcaggagacaacagacttgcagTGAAGTTTAAGGTTTcggaaaatttaccatgcatGAACCATTTCAATATCATCTGAGCCGAACATTATAATcggttcaactattttattactAAATTCTTTGATATCCTGATAATTCaactaaaaattcaattatagtttagatatttttttaaaatcatacaGGCCATTTCAGTGCAttcaaaatcaggacaatttgaaaaaaaaaattaggacaaatcctgatttatcaggacacctggcacctttgCTACCAAAACTCAGTGGTAGcaaggggtgtcaggtgtcctgatttttcaggatttgtcctgattttcgagaggcagctctgatttttttaaaacgctTGAATTATTatcctaatttttgaaaaattaccttttaaatgtcctgatttgtcctgattttttaaaaaacatctaaactataattaaatttaatgttaaatggtgagaaaatcaaacaaacctttaataaaatagtttaaccagttTTACCGAACTTCAACTAGTGAAAACCTTATATTACATATCCTTAACCTGAACCTGAAGTTTATAACTGACAGGTTCACGGACTCTTAACAataatctttggttcaaatgatatctAAATAGCGTTTTCCGATATTGACTTCAGGCTAGCCAAAGTTCTTCTTGCTTTAGTTGCATAATttgaggcgtcttcagcacctttatttcgcctttagttatgcaatcgtaagatgctagccatcatatctttgaaaaaatgtacgccttagagttaagtaaattagatctcttcaaagaaacatgaagtttcactgagatcctatatgtgtgtgttcgtttttttttttaaatcttagcaGAGCTGCATATGTTATTCTCATCAATTTaatggtgtcctgaaaaatcctgattttttcatcGCGGTGGCCTtgtcaaaaccacctggcacccctggtgGTAGGCGTGGTAGCAAGACCATACTGACAAATCATTTCACATATTAGTGTGtcaaatttcacacattttggaaataagtagACCTGCACATTAAATGTGTGAAAGGTACCGCTGCACACTAATGGGAAATACcgcttaggccgatgacatagtgaatgcgatgcgatgcgaattggcggaaaatttacggacgcagcctatgcgaactcgagcggcggaacaaattgacatctgcttcgccgcgttgagtatgtcaggtttaagcgattcacatacattttcatcaaatgtggttcaccgcattgaatcgcattcaccgcatcgcatcgcatcgtattcactatgtcattgGCCTTAAGGAAACGAAATGTGTGCATTTCACACATTGTGCAAAAAGCGTTTAAAACGGGAAAATATCACAAATCAGTTCAATTTAGGTAACCGGGAGGTGATAgttaacccaagcaaccagaattcccttaaaaaggttctatagaagcttaatcagctctcgtttgtgtctgaaaagaatgctaatcagcccaaaatttaagttcttaaagctactttcaagttcgtttaggtggctgtagagaacgctattcagcttctaagagaacgtcaagaaacttctacgcgccgagaaaaaaaatcagattgacagattgctctgacaaccacatgtcagattgctaggattccggtctatcatggtctatctcattgattttaattatagtgttttgattacaaaagctgcttacacgcctagagaattgagccgctgctctctaggttgcaatgaaactcaccagcctcttgACCAATTCAGCAATAgttaattgccactgtaatgattagtatttaaacttaatgtcatttgagatgattgagtgggttggtcaatagaaggtaccttatttcgttcaaaggactttcagtacacaatatgaatcataacaaaaattcgcatcatcaaaaatttattcgaatatcttaacatttataagaaaaattcgaaaaaatcttgaattccatttgtaaatatcagtacagatataaacaaaacaaataccatgacaagaaattgacagacattgttgacatgtcgcttagaattcccatataggttatttaaaacaccttcaagtatcttaatggtgcgcttcagaatgttacgcgaacgttatcgaccttcttttttttttttttttgtaaattctttatttgaaacggctcatacctctaggctttaaggagccaaactcgttttgcatttttacaattggtatgcttagcttaacacttgttTAGAAGACAAAGaaggatagaaagggaaatatgaaaataaaaagaattacagctgaagatcaatagcttttagaaaaagatatatttcgaacatgtagtccaaatccatcacagctaacacatccctcactggaacgtcaggtggttttcctcgggcccgaagggaatctatgaaattcgctctggcgacaaggtggtcctcacacgaccaaacaatatgctcgatgtcttGGTATCCTAGGCCGCAATCGCAtaaattgctgctagcaatatttatacgatagagtaccgcattcaaggaataatgattggacatgagacgggaaaataaacgaataaaatcccgactcaggttcaatctatcaaaccagggtttaaggcttacctttgggataatcgagtgaagccaccgacccaactcatcctcgtaccatctgcgctgccagttgacaagagagtttctccgagccaagaagtagaattcgttgaatacgatttcacgctggtaaatgttgccttccatcgcacccacctttgcaagggaatctgccctctcattgcctactattgagcaatgtgaggggacccagacaAAGGTGATGAAAGAGCAACGTCTGATAATGTAgtcaatatatctcgtatcttttcgaggaagtacggcgtgaaCTTTCCTGGTCTTATAGATCGGatcgcttcaacagagctgaggctatcagttataatatagtagtgttcaactgGTCGTGAGGCGATACTATCCAGAGCGCAAtgaatagcagctaactctgcGATGTACACCgaacatggtgactggagactgtatGAGGCGCTGaagatttcgttgaacactccgaatcctgttgtttcctctataagtgatccatcggtaaagtacattttatcagcatcgacgtgtctatatttagcttcgaaaatttttggaatcaaAAGTGAACGGTGCGTGTCCGGGATTCCAcggatttcctgctgcatagacaaatcaaactggacagaagaatggtcgtagtctgggctacaaacacgagttggagaatacgaagaagggtttacctgcattgacatgaagatatggtatatagacataaatctagtttgaagattttgctcaagtaacctttcgaaattcacaatcaccaatgggttcatgacctcacacctgatgaggaaccggagtgaaagtaaattgaatcgatctttcagggggagtattcctgccaaaacttcaagactcatattatgcgttgagggcatacagcccaaagcgatgcggagacaacggtattggatacgctcgagtttgattatgtgagatttggcagctgactggaaacagaagctaccatattccataactgaAAGAATGGTCGTTCGATACAACTttataagatcttctggatgggctccccaccaggtgccagtgattgaacggagaaaattgattctttgttggcattttcctttcagatactcaatgtgggttctccaggtacacttggaatcaaaccaaaccccaagatacttaaaacacctcgattgagtgatcgttctgcctaggagttgaagcttaggttgagcaggtctacgttttttagagaaaacaaccatctccgttttctgaggggaaaactcaatcccaagccccaaagcccaggaagacaatctttctaaagtatcttgtaaaggtctgtgcagatgagactcagtagatcctgtgacagataccacgccgtcatctgcaagttgtcttagagtgcagccttcagagagacaactgtcgatgtcacttacgtaaaagttgtacaaaagtggactcaaacatgaaccctgcgggaggcccatgtaagaggttcttctaactgcaatgtctccgtgagcaaagttcaaatgtttctcacaaagcaagctgtataagatgttgttcaaaagaGGAGGTAGACCTCGGGaatgcaacttgtctgacaacacctctattgagactgcatcaaaagctccctttatgtctagaaacaccgaagccatttgctcacgttttgcgtacgccatttgtatctctgaagacagcaaagcaagacaatcgtttgtccctttgccccttcgaaacccaaattgagtatctgaaaggaggccatttgcttctacccatttatccaaacgaaacaaaatcattttctccatcaatttgcgtaaacaagacaacatcgctattggacggtacgaattcgcatcggacgctggttttccgggcttttggatagcgataactctcacttgtctccacgcttggggaacaatgttgttctccaagaattgattaaataaatttaacaagcgaaatttggcggcgtccggaaggtttttcaacaagttgaatttaatcttatcaattcccggagctgaattgttgcaagagagaagggcaagtgagaattcgaccatcgaaaagctggaatccagaccacacctattTGGCGGCACAttccgaattattttttttacatgtgtagaatctggacagacttttcgtgcgaagttaaatatccatctatgtgaatactcctcattttcattcgtagatgatcgattgcgcatgcttcgtgccactttccacaaaGTATTCAAGGATGTTTCTCGTGATAATCCACctacaaaattcctccaataggcctttttcttccccttgatcaattttttaaactgattctCAAGAGAAGCGTatgtttgaaaatgtataaGAGTTCcatattttcgaaaatctttaaatgctgttgatttttccttataaagcttggaacactggggatcccaccatggattaggaggccttcgacgcacagatgattctgggatgggttttgtttgagcaaaaactgcactatcgtgtatcaagcaagaaagaaagtggtactcctccaaaggaggtaaatcgaccttcttgaaaaacattttggaCATGTCGCCtagatttcccatataggttctttaaaacactttcaagtatcttaatggtgcgttttggaatgttacgcgaatgttatcgaccttcttgaaagaagttccattaaaatcgcttagaagttccgttatcgatagtttaaccacgtttaacctttcaaagggcgatggaagttcctgagtaacttttacgcgacaagagtcacctgaagttcccgtaaaacattttttcagccaaatgtgaacttcggagttccatctttaagtaaaaacgcgacttttggttgcttgggaaacttattttcattaatttggaTATAAAAACAACATGATTTggtatctaatttttttttttataaattcttgcacatttttagtttttatttaatttgagtGCTGCGGGGGGAGCAATTCCATGAGCTTTTCTACCAGCCAGAACAGGCCGGCGATACCAGGCCGGACCTGAAAGAGAAattcttgtttaattttaaaattaaaatgctgTGCGGGTTTATATGCTTGCCATTGTTCTATGACTTGAGGCGACTTTAGGGATGATTCCTGATTGGCTCGCGCATGACTGTTTGTGATTTCACACACTTTTCCCTTAATCCGCGAATTCGGATAATGTTTAaatttctagcgtaacatttaaaaagggcgaaactgccaaatgtaaacaaatcgagttaacgatcattccggatgcacgcggttgcactttacctattaaacgcggtttcattttaaaattacttaaaactttcaaaaaattgataaaattcaattgggcgaaacttcctgtttatgcattttcgttggaacgtgaagttacgcctattcaaaatggagtgaatttttctattcgtgtagggccaataggcgtaactgagttgaccgtgtgtgacaaaacggcctaattagtttttgcgtgtaggacgaatgggcgaaacttcaaaaccaaaacaaaaacggccgatcaattgggcgaaacttgcaagcgtaactggaatcgaaaacaataaaagggcgaaactcgaaaatctctgaaattaagcgaaaaaagttaaagttcttgataaccatcgaacaataaggGAATATGatgcatattttttaatgttgttgaacaaaaagtggtcgattttttaaataggatttgaataggtgttccgaattttcaaacgcatttttctcgtttcgagcaaactgctagtttcgcccttttgaaatgttacgctagatttcaAACTTGCATGGTTTGTGAAAACCACCTTCGAGTTTGTCAGCACCAGGGGGGTGGCAATCTGGTTCTTCTTGcaaacaagaatctttttctttttttctatccatcgggagaaacgtttatggtgttttcctctcaaagcagtacagagttgaaaaagtcaaaatttcaaccaatgaggaaccagaatgattgttgtgttagtgtgcaatcattcataattctctaggttttgacatctagtccggttccttgacagcaaaatgtcaggtttgttatgggcccaaaaatcgtgggcccgtaattttgatggttgtcaaaatcaatgacaaaggatagggatgtCACCCCCCTGGTCAGCACATATCTGCTGATAATGTgtgaaactattttgcaaaatgtataaaatgatttatcagtgTATACATTGGTAGCAAGGGTAGCAAGCAAGTTTGCATCCTGGCCTGGCCACACTGCCTGccacattcattcattcattcgtcGATCGCCGTTGGTGGAAGTAAGACGTGTGACGGTTTGAATCGTGTTCCGTTTGAGGGTTTCAACACTCCATTTTGGATTTGCAAGTAGTTTTTAGTAACATCTTTTCGCGCTTTTCAATAATCAATTGTACCCGGATAACGTCGGAAATCACTTGGATTGTGTGGTAATTCATACAAGCTTCTCTTTTATGGATAGTTGAATTATGAATGTGGCGTACTTCATTGGATATCCCTCATAGTGAAAATTTGTCAATGCGGTTTCCTCATAGGAATTGAGCCGCCATATTGAATAAGCCAACTACGAATAACGTGAACGActgaacaaatttttatcttGTATGTTTCACAGCTTTTCTGACACCGCCAATTCAGAACGATGGTTGGATCTAGAGTGTACGTAGGAGGATTGCCATACGGGGTGCGAGAACGGGATTTGGAGCGGTTCTTCAAAGGCTACGGAAGAACCCGAGATATTCTCATCAAAAATGGATATGGGTTCGTGGTAAGTTGATAAATCGAGTTTCCTTCATTTATACGTTGGTCTTTCtaataatgttaaaatatttgtataTTCTAGGAATTCGAAGATTATCGCGATGCAGATGATGCCGTCTATGAGCTTAATGGCAAAGAACTGTTGGGCGAAAGGTTAGTTAG is a window encoding:
- the LOC129739744 gene encoding EH domain-containing protein 1 isoform X2, encoding MFSWLKRETKTEEVVENVLGELKKIYKSKLLPLEEHYSFHDFHSPKLEDPDFDAKPMILLVGQYSTGKTTFIRYLLERDFPGIRIGPEPTTDRFIAVMFDEKEGMIPGNALVVDPKKQFRPLGKYGNAFLNRFQCSTVPSPVLRAISIVDTPGILSGEKQRVDRGYDFTGVLEWFAERVDRIILLFDAHKLDISDEFRRSIEALRGHDDKIRIVLNKADMIDHQQLMRVYGALMWSLGKVLQTPEVARVYIGSFWDQPLRYDVNRRLFEDEEQDLFRDLQSLPRNAALRKLNDLIKRARLAKVHAFIIAELRKDMPSMFGKDSKKKELIKNLGQVYDRIQKEHQISPGDFPDIKKMQEVLANQDFSKFHSLKIPLLEVVDRMLATDIARLMSMIPQEEMTMVSEPLIKGGAFDGVEDVVSPFGYRKGEGIDAGYGEVDWICNRDRERTDPLFETLNPVDGKISGAAAKSELIKSKLPNNVLSKIWKLSDYDQDGFLDIEEFALAMHLINVKMDGNELPMSLPPHLIPPSKRNGVPE
- the LOC129739744 gene encoding EH domain-containing protein 1 isoform X1 — encoded protein: MFSWLKRETKTEEVVENVLGELKKIYKSKLLPLEEHYSFHDFHSPKLEDPDFDAKPMILLVGQYSTGKTTFIRYLLERDFPGIRIGPEPTTDRFIAVMFDEKEGMIPGNALVVDPKKQFRPLGKYGNAFLNRFQCSTVPSPVLRAISIVDTPGILSGEKQRVDRGYDFTGVLEWFAERVDRIILLFDAHKLDISDEFRRSIEALRGHDDKIRIVLNKADMIDHQQLMRVYGALMWSLGKVLQTPEVARVYIGSFWDQPLRYDVNRRLFEDEEQDLFRDLQSLPRNAALRKLNDLIKRARLAKVHAFIIAELRKDMPSMFGKDSKKKELIKNLGQVYDRIQKEHQISPGDFPDIKKMQEVLANQDFSKFHSLKIPLLEVVDRMLATDIARLMSMIPQEEMTMVSEPLIKEGLFGDYYADSRKQWNGAVKRGAFDGVEDVVSPFGYRKGEGIDAGYGEVDWICNRDRERTDPLFETLNPVDGKISGAAAKSELIKSKLPNNVLSKIWKLSDYDQDGFLDIEEFALAMHLINVKMDGNELPMSLPPHLIPPSKRNGVPE